Proteins encoded together in one Ciona intestinalis chromosome 1, KH, whole genome shotgun sequence window:
- the LOC100184528 gene encoding embryonic stem cell-specific 5-hydroxymethylcytosine-binding protein-like isoform X2 encodes MCGRTACTLNADDISKSSRYRDKSGKEKDPEWKLNKDKYNPSYNKAPQSYCPILINEKHLSDNVKVENNRVIVGMRWGLVPNWFTGENVNKMSFSMNNARSDTMLEKRSYNIPLRKGQRCVVLADGFYEWNTTKDGKQPYYIYFPQDLTKTAETASENVETDKKLLTMAGIFEKTFHDGEDLYSFTIITVDSHPQFSWLHHRMPAMLVNDDEIRDWLDHENIPLAKAVELIAPKDCLAWHSVSKFVNNSRNNGPQ; translated from the exons atATCGGGACAAAAGTGGAAAGGAAAAAGACCCAGAATGGAAATTGAATAAAGACAAATATAATCCAAGTTACAACAAAGCACCTCAATCTTACTGCCCAATATTAATCAATGAGAAACATCTATCAGATAATGTGAAAGTGGAAAATAATCGTGTAATAGTTGGTATGAGGTGGGGGTTGGTCCCTAATTGGTTCACAG GTGAGAATGTGAACAAGATGAGCTTTAGTATGAACAACGCACGTAGCGATACAATGCTTGAAAAAAGATCTTATAATATCCCGTTACGAAAAGGACAGCGCTGTGTGGTGCTTGCTGATGGTTTTTATGAATGGAACACAACAAAAGATGGGAaacaaccctactatatttatttccCACAAGATTTAACAAAGACTGCAG AAACTGCTTCAGAAAACGTGGAAACCGACAAAAAGTTGCTGACAATGGCCGGCATATTTGAGAAGACGTTCCATGATGGTGAAGACTTGTATTCATTCACGATTATCACTGTTGATTCACATCCTCAATTCTCTTGGCTTCACCATAGAATGCCTGCAATGCTGG TTAATGATGATGAAATACGAGACTGGTTGGACCATGAGAATATACCGCTTGCTAAAGCTGTTGAACTGATTGCACCAAAGGATTGCTTGGCTTGGCATTCAGTGTCAAAGTTTGTGAATAATTCAAGGAACAACGGACCTCAG TAA
- the LOC100184528 gene encoding embryonic stem cell-specific 5-hydroxymethylcytosine-binding protein-like isoform X1 → MCGRTACTLNADDISKSSRYRDKSGKEKDPEWKLNKDKYNPSYNKAPQSYCPILINEKHLSDNVKVENNRVIVGMRWGLVPNWFTGENVNKMSFSMNNARSDTMLEKRSYNIPLRKGQRCVVLADGFYEWNTTKDGKQPYYIYFPQDLTKTAETASENVETDKKLLTMAGIFEKTFHDGEDLYSFTIITVDSHPQFSWLHHRMPAMLVNDDEIRDWLDHENIPLAKAVELIAPKDCLAWHSVSKFVNNSRNNGPQCIQHEAVAKKKNEGKAMMKWLSGGATKSKTESSKPATPQVKRKASKPMDNWVKKVKKQ, encoded by the exons atATCGGGACAAAAGTGGAAAGGAAAAAGACCCAGAATGGAAATTGAATAAAGACAAATATAATCCAAGTTACAACAAAGCACCTCAATCTTACTGCCCAATATTAATCAATGAGAAACATCTATCAGATAATGTGAAAGTGGAAAATAATCGTGTAATAGTTGGTATGAGGTGGGGGTTGGTCCCTAATTGGTTCACAG GTGAGAATGTGAACAAGATGAGCTTTAGTATGAACAACGCACGTAGCGATACAATGCTTGAAAAAAGATCTTATAATATCCCGTTACGAAAAGGACAGCGCTGTGTGGTGCTTGCTGATGGTTTTTATGAATGGAACACAACAAAAGATGGGAaacaaccctactatatttatttccCACAAGATTTAACAAAGACTGCAG AAACTGCTTCAGAAAACGTGGAAACCGACAAAAAGTTGCTGACAATGGCCGGCATATTTGAGAAGACGTTCCATGATGGTGAAGACTTGTATTCATTCACGATTATCACTGTTGATTCACATCCTCAATTCTCTTGGCTTCACCATAGAATGCCTGCAATGCTGG TTAATGATGATGAAATACGAGACTGGTTGGACCATGAGAATATACCGCTTGCTAAAGCTGTTGAACTGATTGCACCAAAGGATTGCTTGGCTTGGCATTCAGTGTCAAAGTTTGTGAATAATTCAAGGAACAACGGACCTCAG TGTATACAACATGAAGCTGTagcaaagaaaaagaatgaagGGAAGGCTATGATGAAATGGTTAAGTGGTGGGGCAACCAAATCTAAAACAGAGTCAAGTAAACCAGCCACACCACAAGTAAAAAGAAAAGCTTCCAAACCAATGGATAACTGGgtcaaaaaagtgaaaaagcaatga
- the LOC101243252 gene encoding uncharacterized protein LOC101243252, which produces MKVLCLFALLKAVFAVNYISLGCWRDTGNRAIPTLEGTTPILDNHYRNRINPITKCSKAALALGYRVFAVQHSGWCASSSDAENTYKIYGEATNCINGQGGSSANDVYEISYENAQKYSGSYRQEVYVTNKNMQLQVEYRICMNALPYKATVNVSPLLPHLPQSLNVKILEINKTNILIELQPIATNIIDWVTVDLTWVVYIYF; this is translated from the exons atgaaggttctttgtttgtttgcttTGTTAAAAGCAGTATTtgcag TGAACTACATTTCACTTGGTTGCTGGAGGGATACAGGTAATAGAGCAATACCAACTTTGGAAGGAACCACGCCAATTCTGGACAACCATTACAGAAACCGAATTAATCCCATAACAAAATGCAGCAAGGCAGCATTGGCATTAGGATACCGTGTTTTTGCCGTGCAG CATAGTGGTTGGTGTGCCAGTTCCTCTGATGCAGAGAACacttacaaaatatatggAGAGGCTACCAACTGTATAAATGGACAAGGTGGCAGTTCGGCAAATGATGTTTATGAGATATCAT aTGAGAATGCTCAAAAGTACAGCGGTAGTTACAGACAGGAGGTTTATGtaactaataaaaatatgcaacTGCAGGTTGAGTATAGGATTTGTATGAATGCCCTGCCATATAAAGCAACTGTGAATGTATCACCACTTCTACCTCACCTCCCAcaaagtttaaatgtaaagatacttgaaattaataaaaccaatattttaattgagtTACAGCCAATAGCCACAAATATTATTGACTGGGTTACTGTGGATTTAACATGGgtagtttatatttacttttaa
- the LOC100175153 gene encoding serine palmitoyltransferase 2, with protein sequence MKPLRNGNVIHDEPPRKRFQEDFESTPLYIAVVTYINYGIMIVFGFLRDFLRRHGFEKTHASTEANDMKDFVPLYASFESFYTRNIYNRIQDVFNRPICSVPGPVIDIVERQFSKSGWMFKYTGKVLKNVVNLGSYNYLGFAENDGPCAEASIESIEKYGVGVCSSRKEMGNLDIHVKLEQKMAEYLDVEACLTFGMGFATNSMNIPCLVSKGCLIISDGLNHASLVLGCRLSGAQIRVFKHNDMKDLESKLRDAVVYGQPRTHRPWKKILIIVEGVYSMEGSIVNLPGILELKKKYKAYVFLDEAHSIGALGSRGRGVTEYFGIHPREVDIMMGTFTKSFGAAGGYIAGSRALVEHLRYHSHSACYATSMSPPVCEQIITSLHIISSTDEGKRRIKQLADNCRMFRQGLKKLGNIVYGNDDSPVVPAMIYAPTKLGAFSREMLKRGFGVVVVGFPATPIAESRVRFCISAALTEQQLQDALDAISDISDLLQMKYSKKKIA encoded by the coding sequence ATGAAACCGCTGAGGAACGGTAACGTAATTCACGATGAGCCTCCACGTAAAAGATTTCAAGAGGATTTTGAATCGACGCCGCTGTATATTGCAGTAGTAACTTACATAAACTATGGCATAATGATCGTCTTTGGATTTTTAAGAGATTTTCTAAGAAGACACGGATTCGAAAAGACACACGCATCAACAGAAGCAAATGATATGAAAGATTTTGTCCCACTCTATGCaagttttgaaagtttttatacaaggaatatttacaacaGAATACAAGACGTGTTTAATCGTCCAATTTGCAGTGTACCAGGTCCTGTGATTGACATAGTAGAAAGACAGTTCTCTAAGTCAGGATGGATGTTTAAATACACtggaaaagttttgaaaaatgtgGTGAATCTCGGTTCCTATAATTACTTAGGCTTTGCTGAAAATGATGGTCCATGTGCTGAAGCTTCAATCGAGTCAATTGAAAAGTATGGTGTGGGGGTGTGCAGCTCAAGAAAAGAGATGGGTAACTTAGATATTCATGTTAAATTAGAGCAAAAGATGGCGGAATATTTAGACGTGGAGGCATGTCTTACATTTGGGATGGGTTTCGCTACAAATTCAATGAATATTCCCTGTCTTGTGTCTAAGGGTTGCCTCATTATAAGCGATGGTTTGAATCATGCTTCACTTGTGCTTGGATGTCGACTATCCGGGGCACAAATCCgagtttttaaacacaacGATATGAAAGATTTGGAGAGCAAACTTAGAGATGCAGTTGTATATGGCCAGCCACGCACCCATAGGCCCTGGAAGAAGATATTGATTATTGTTGAAGGAGTTTACAGCATGGAAGGATCTATTGTGAACCTACCTGGCATACTAGAGCTGAAAAAGAAATACAAAGCATATGTGTTTCTGGATGAAGCTCACAGCATTGGAGCCTTAGGTTCAAGGGGTAGAGGGGTTACTGAATACTTTGGAATCCACCCCAGAGAAGTGGATATTATGATGGGAACCTTTACAAAGAGTTTCGGGGCAGCAGGAGGGTATATTGCCGGATCCCGAGCACTTGTAGAGCACCTTAGATACCACTCACATTCTGCATGTTATGCAACCTCCATGTCACCTCCTGTTTGCGAGCAGATCATAACAAGTCTGCACATTATTTCCTCCACTGATGAAGGTAAAAGAAGAATCAAACAACTCGCTGACAACTGCAGAATGTTCCGGCAAGGTCTTAAGAAGTTGGGCAACATTGTTTATGGCAACGATGATTCTCCCGTGGTTCCTGCAATGATCTACGCTCCTACAAAGCTGGGAGCTTTTAGTCGTGAAATGTTGAAACGTGGGTTTGGAGTTGTAGTGGTAGGGTTCCCTGCCACCCCTATAGCAGAGTCTCGGGTTCGATTTTGCATTTCTGCTGCTTTGACTGAACAACAACTACAAGATGCATTGGATGCTATAAGTGATATAAGTGACCTGCTGCAGATGAAATACTCCAAGAAGAAAATTGCCTAA